One Vibrio gazogenes genomic region harbors:
- a CDS encoding phage repressor protein CI, translated as MSKKQVSLPPFDYLAGKQVTEKLCNILNVKSTRALSEQLNVPTSTFATWHKRNVCPYELAIRLHLHKGISLKWLLLDEGDPYPNAAAHEYHVNDEPKRLVHIDLFALKNGQLNHRGTMTLDQFFLDELEISNVIAVRDGDMTYLVDQEATRAVSGTYLLNVDGLLSINALQRLPGKQLALNFDGSALTVNESDIKVAGKIVLFMSRRQSQAETLDKTGETV; from the coding sequence ATGAGTAAAAAACAAGTTTCATTGCCGCCTTTTGACTATCTTGCTGGGAAGCAGGTCACAGAAAAACTATGCAACATATTAAACGTCAAAAGTACGCGCGCTCTGTCCGAGCAACTCAACGTCCCGACATCGACTTTCGCGACATGGCATAAACGAAATGTCTGCCCTTATGAGCTGGCAATAAGACTACATTTACATAAGGGGATTTCTTTAAAGTGGCTACTGCTCGATGAAGGTGATCCTTATCCGAATGCTGCCGCTCATGAATATCATGTCAATGATGAACCAAAACGTCTGGTACATATTGATTTGTTTGCGTTGAAAAATGGACAACTCAATCATCGCGGAACGATGACATTGGATCAGTTCTTTTTAGATGAATTGGAGATTTCCAATGTCATTGCAGTCCGCGATGGGGATATGACTTATCTGGTTGATCAGGAAGCTACCCGAGCAGTCAGCGGCACTTATCTGCTCAATGTTGATGGCCTATTATCGATTAATGCGCTGCAACGTTTGCCGGGTAAACAACTGGCTCTGAACTTTGATGGTTCTGCTTTGACAGTCAACGAATCCGATATCAAAGTCGCCGGAAAAATTGTCTTATTCATGTCCCGTAGACAATCTCAGGCCGAGACCCTCGATAAGACAGGTGAAACGGTTTAG
- a CDS encoding GNAT family N-acetyltransferase, with protein MKGYYISSDKKELNFDIIYDFLSTSYWAENIPESVLRKAIENAFCFGVYLDSGEQVGFARVITDQATFAYLADVFILEAHRGKGLSKWLMATILEAPDLQGLRRILLTTKDAHGLYAQHGFVQVEHPERLMHIWYPDIYSRGC; from the coding sequence ATGAAGGGGTATTATATCAGCTCGGATAAGAAGGAACTGAATTTCGATATTATTTATGATTTTTTATCAACAAGTTATTGGGCTGAAAATATTCCGGAGTCTGTACTTCGCAAAGCGATTGAAAATGCCTTTTGCTTTGGGGTGTATTTAGATTCAGGAGAGCAGGTTGGTTTTGCCAGAGTGATCACGGATCAAGCCACTTTTGCTTATCTGGCGGACGTGTTTATTTTGGAAGCGCATCGCGGAAAAGGGTTGAGTAAATGGTTGATGGCAACGATTCTTGAGGCCCCCGACTTGCAGGGGCTACGGCGTATATTACTCACAACGAAAGATGCGCACGGCCTTTATGCTCAACATGGTTTTGTACAAGTTGAACATCCCGAAAGGTTGATGCACATCTGGTACCCCGATATATACTCTAGGGGCTGTTGA
- a CDS encoding helix-turn-helix domain-containing protein produces the protein MNKKQVLLPTIDYQLGKQVTDRIREVLDIKSVRALAENAEISYSTITTWHQRNSCPFDLAIRSHLHKGVSLKWLLLGEGTPYPNAATHAYQGDNNEVKKLIEIDLFWLKNGKLVQDGTITLEQFLLDELSITNVIAVREEGHTYIVDQEAQQAVSGSYLIDFDGLYSVNDIQRLPEKQLAIDFKGSPLVVAEDTLKVSGKVVLRMSRG, from the coding sequence ATGAATAAAAAACAAGTTTTATTACCAACAATTGACTATCAGTTAGGTAAACAAGTGACTGATAGAATCAGAGAAGTCCTAGACATCAAGAGCGTACGGGCTCTGGCAGAAAATGCAGAGATATCTTATTCAACGATTACAACTTGGCACCAGCGCAATAGTTGCCCATTTGATCTGGCTATCCGGTCTCATTTGCATAAAGGTGTTTCTTTAAAGTGGCTGTTATTGGGAGAAGGGACGCCCTATCCAAATGCGGCAACGCATGCCTATCAGGGAGACAATAATGAGGTCAAAAAACTGATCGAGATTGATCTCTTTTGGCTGAAAAATGGCAAGTTGGTTCAGGATGGGACAATAACACTGGAGCAGTTCTTGTTGGATGAACTATCCATCACCAATGTGATTGCGGTTCGCGAAGAAGGTCATACCTATATTGTCGATCAGGAAGCACAACAAGCTGTTTCCGGGAGTTATCTCATCGATTTCGATGGCCTGTATTCAGTCAACGATATTCAGCGATTACCCGAAAAGCAATTGGCCATTGATTTTAAAGGTTCACCATTGGTTGTCGCTGAAGATACGCTGAAAGTCTCCGGAAAGGTCGTCCTACGAATGTCCCGCGGATAA
- a CDS encoding GFA family protein, with amino-acid sequence MEFPIHGACPCGQVTYELLAAPQRVIACHCQECQKLSSAPFSVTALISAENIRFSGEMKEWRRVAESGNTNVAKFCPDCGVRIYHVNPAKPDAIKLKLKPAGLADDTLFAPSLHTWTSEKLSWDIIPEGMPTVEKQA; translated from the coding sequence ATGGAGTTCCCTATCCATGGAGCCTGCCCGTGTGGTCAGGTCACCTACGAATTACTTGCTGCACCGCAAAGAGTCATTGCTTGCCATTGTCAGGAGTGTCAAAAGCTGTCCAGTGCACCTTTTAGTGTCACAGCGCTGATCTCTGCTGAAAATATTCGTTTCTCCGGAGAAATGAAAGAGTGGCGTCGAGTTGCCGAGAGTGGCAATACCAATGTTGCTAAATTCTGCCCGGATTGTGGTGTGCGTATTTATCATGTAAATCCGGCGAAACCGGACGCCATCAAATTAAAATTGAAGCCAGCCGGATTGGCTGACGATACGCTTTTTGCACCATCACTTCATACATGGACGAGTGAAAAATTGAGTTGGGATATTATTCCGGAAGGAATGCCGACGGTCGAAAAACAGGCTTGA
- a CDS encoding VOC family protein produces MIHLEHVNLVVRKDDIPAMLKFYQAVFPHWHIRDQGVSDWYGKARTWLHFGDDYQYLAISDNGEGENRDLTGHQVGLAHFAYVTNNLDAVITRLTDAGFDIAKDGAAHPHRKNIYFIDPAGFEIEFVEYMSDIVSERNSTI; encoded by the coding sequence ATGATTCATTTAGAGCACGTTAATCTGGTTGTCCGGAAAGATGACATTCCTGCCATGCTGAAATTTTATCAGGCAGTTTTTCCACACTGGCATATCAGAGATCAAGGTGTATCGGATTGGTACGGTAAAGCTCGGACATGGCTCCACTTTGGCGACGATTATCAATACCTAGCGATCAGTGACAACGGTGAAGGAGAAAACCGGGACTTGACTGGTCATCAAGTTGGGTTAGCACATTTTGCTTATGTCACCAATAACCTTGACGCTGTCATTACTCGCCTGACTGATGCCGGGTTCGACATTGCAAAAGATGGCGCAGCACACCCACATCGGAAAAATATTTACTTTATTGACCCGGCAGGATTTGAAATTGAGTTTGTTGAGTATATGAGTGACATTGTCAGCGAAAGGAATAGTACGATTTAA
- the galM gene encoding galactose-1-epimerase produces MQKSFAEQTSAEHQTQWKDSVVLQNSRGMRLELTPMGATWLSCQLPLGQGEMREVLLGVDSEQTLLTQTSYLGMTIGPYANRIANASFTLDGKQYELDANENGNCLHSGKHAFHNRRWDVAELTDNQVRFATTSPDGEMGFPGDLVVSVTYTVTEADQVLIEYHATTDRPTPVSLTNHAYFNLHGADLGDSCLDHSLWLDADAFLPISDTGIPLGSLQDVTGTGFDFRRTKQVQADLMQDQQQMTAQGYDHAYLFRAERDLASRVASLTSADERIQMHVTTTMPAIQLYTGNWLTGTPGRGDHVYSQYAGIALETQFLPDSPNHPEWQQPSCILKPGETYQHTTCYQFEF; encoded by the coding sequence ATGCAAAAATCATTTGCCGAACAAACATCGGCAGAGCATCAAACGCAATGGAAAGACTCGGTTGTTTTGCAGAACTCGCGCGGGATGCGTCTCGAACTTACCCCGATGGGAGCCACTTGGCTCAGTTGCCAGTTACCACTCGGTCAGGGGGAAATGCGAGAAGTGTTGCTGGGGGTTGATTCTGAACAGACGTTGCTGACTCAGACAAGCTATTTGGGGATGACTATCGGGCCTTATGCCAACCGAATTGCCAATGCTAGTTTTACACTGGATGGCAAACAATATGAGCTTGATGCGAATGAAAACGGTAATTGTCTGCATAGTGGCAAACATGCGTTTCACAATCGTCGCTGGGATGTCGCGGAACTGACAGACAATCAAGTCCGGTTTGCTACCACATCTCCGGATGGTGAGATGGGATTCCCCGGTGATTTAGTCGTTTCGGTAACGTATACCGTGACTGAAGCTGATCAGGTGTTGATTGAATATCATGCGACAACGGATAGACCGACGCCCGTTAGTCTGACCAATCACGCTTATTTTAACCTGCACGGTGCCGATCTGGGAGACTCTTGTCTCGACCATTCTCTCTGGTTAGATGCGGATGCGTTTTTGCCGATTAGTGATACAGGAATTCCGCTCGGGTCGCTGCAAGATGTGACTGGCACCGGTTTTGATTTTCGGCGTACCAAACAAGTGCAAGCTGATTTAATGCAAGATCAGCAGCAAATGACCGCGCAAGGCTACGATCATGCCTACTTATTCCGCGCTGAACGTGATTTAGCGAGCCGCGTGGCATCATTAACCAGTGCTGATGAGCGGATTCAGATGCATGTCACCACCACGATGCCGGCTATCCAGCTTTATACCGGTAACTGGCTGACAGGCACGCCGGGACGTGGTGATCATGTCTACTCCCAATATGCGGGGATTGCTTTAGAAACGCAGTTTTTACCGGACTCCCCCAACCATCCTGAATGGCAACAACCCAGCTGTATTTTAAAACCGGGTGAAACCTATCAGCACACAACTTGTTATCAGTTTGAGTTTTAA
- the galK gene encoding galactokinase encodes MSNPIQNVKTSFAEVFGYQPSHLIQAPGRVNLIGEHTDYNDGFVLPCAINYQTVVAAAKRQDTRIRVVACDYQNAVDEFDLNAPIEFQPDNMWANYIRGVVKCLIERGYSLCGLDITVSGNVPQGAGLSSSAALEVVIGQTFKVLLNLEISQQEIALNAQQAENEFVGCNCGIMDQLISSEGHENHALLIDCRDLTTQAVSLPSEMVIMIINSNKQRGLVDSEYNTRREQCEAAARQFGVKALRDVTLEQLNARFSELDEVVARRARHVITENDRTRKAAQALAAGDIHTVAELMAQSHMSMRDDFEITVPEIDILVDLIKTEIGEQGGVRMTGGGFGGCVVALVPPACVARVRTAVETQYQAATGLQASIYVCRSTQGAGLISES; translated from the coding sequence ATGTCGAATCCAATTCAAAATGTAAAAACATCATTCGCCGAAGTTTTCGGATATCAGCCGAGTCATCTGATTCAGGCGCCCGGTCGCGTCAATTTGATTGGTGAACATACCGATTACAATGATGGGTTTGTTTTGCCTTGTGCAATTAATTATCAGACGGTTGTGGCTGCCGCGAAACGTCAGGATACCCGTATTCGGGTGGTGGCTTGTGATTATCAGAATGCGGTCGATGAATTTGATCTCAATGCACCGATTGAATTTCAGCCTGATAATATGTGGGCGAATTATATCCGTGGTGTGGTGAAGTGCTTAATTGAACGCGGCTATTCGCTATGTGGTCTGGATATAACGGTCAGTGGTAATGTTCCCCAAGGCGCAGGATTAAGTTCTTCTGCTGCGCTGGAAGTCGTGATTGGACAAACATTTAAAGTGTTACTGAACCTTGAAATTAGCCAGCAAGAGATTGCGTTGAATGCGCAACAGGCAGAAAATGAATTTGTCGGCTGTAACTGTGGGATTATGGACCAACTGATCTCGTCGGAAGGGCATGAAAATCATGCATTGTTGATTGATTGCCGGGACTTAACGACTCAGGCGGTGTCGCTCCCCTCCGAGATGGTTATCATGATCATCAATTCAAATAAACAGCGCGGCTTGGTTGACAGCGAATATAATACGCGTCGTGAGCAGTGCGAAGCAGCGGCGCGTCAGTTTGGTGTCAAAGCGTTACGGGATGTGACGCTGGAACAGCTAAACGCACGGTTCAGTGAGCTGGATGAGGTTGTTGCCCGAAGAGCCCGGCATGTGATTACTGAAAATGACCGGACTCGTAAAGCGGCCCAAGCCCTTGCTGCCGGTGACATCCACACGGTTGCCGAACTGATGGCACAGTCCCATATGTCAATGCGGGATGATTTTGAAATAACAGTACCAGAAATCGATATACTGGTAGATTTGATAAAAACGGAGATCGGCGAACAGGGTGGTGTCAGGATGACCGGTGGTGGCTTCGGTGGATGTGTGGTTGCATTAGTGCCGCCTGCATGCGTGGCAAGAGTCCGGACTGCCGTTGAGACGCAGTATCAAGCTGCGACTGGTTTGCAAGCATCTATCTATGTCTGCCGATCGACACAAGGGGCAGGCCTGATTTCCGAATCATGA
- a CDS encoding UDP-glucose--hexose-1-phosphate uridylyltransferase, with protein MTNQLFDPSAHPHRRYNPLTGQWVLVSPHRAKRPWSGLNEPPSHSDVPSYDESCFLCPGNQRVSGEVNPDYAGTYVFGNDFAALMPDSPAAPETDNPLLKVQGVQGLSRVICFSPDHSKTLPELAPQQIRQVIETWNAQIEELGQSYVWVQAFENKGELMGCSQPHPHGQIWANSFLPNEIERKDKQLKAYFEQNSSNLLVDYVQTELNDGSRTVVETQHWLAVVPFWAVWPYETLLLPKTHVRRMNDLTDEQRDDLALAIKKLTCRYDNLFQCSFPYSMGWHYAPFFEQGTDIDHWQLHALFYPPLLRSASIRKFMVGYEMLAETQRDLTAEQAAQYLRDVSEIHYKEQ; from the coding sequence ATGACAAATCAATTATTTGATCCGAGTGCTCATCCTCATCGCCGTTACAACCCGCTGACCGGGCAATGGGTACTGGTCTCGCCACATCGGGCTAAACGTCCATGGAGTGGGCTCAACGAACCGCCCAGTCACAGTGATGTACCATCCTATGATGAATCTTGTTTCTTGTGTCCGGGTAATCAGCGGGTTTCAGGAGAGGTGAACCCTGACTATGCGGGCACTTATGTCTTTGGCAACGACTTTGCAGCGTTGATGCCGGATTCTCCCGCTGCACCTGAAACCGACAATCCGTTGCTGAAAGTGCAGGGCGTGCAGGGATTAAGCCGCGTGATATGCTTCTCTCCTGATCATAGCAAAACGTTGCCGGAACTTGCGCCACAACAGATTCGTCAAGTCATTGAGACATGGAATGCGCAAATCGAAGAACTGGGGCAGTCCTATGTTTGGGTACAGGCCTTTGAAAATAAAGGTGAACTGATGGGCTGCTCTCAGCCGCATCCGCATGGTCAGATTTGGGCCAACAGCTTTCTGCCGAATGAAATTGAGCGTAAAGATAAACAGCTGAAAGCGTATTTTGAGCAAAATAGCTCTAATCTACTGGTCGATTATGTTCAGACTGAGTTGAATGATGGCTCGCGAACCGTGGTCGAAACGCAACACTGGCTGGCGGTGGTGCCTTTCTGGGCGGTGTGGCCTTATGAGACACTTTTGTTGCCGAAAACGCATGTGCGTCGGATGAACGATCTGACCGATGAACAGCGCGATGATCTGGCACTGGCTATCAAAAAACTCACCTGCCGATACGACAATTTATTCCAATGTTCCTTCCCTTATTCGATGGGGTGGCATTATGCGCCATTCTTTGAGCAAGGGACGGATATTGACCACTGGCAACTGCACGCGTTGTTTTATCCACCGTTACTACGTAGTGCGTCGATACGTAAGTTTATGGTGGGTTATGAAATGCTGGCTGAAACGCAGCGAGATCTGACAGCGGAACAAGCGGCGCAGTATTTGCGTGATGTCAGTGAGATTCATTATAAAGAACAATAA
- a CDS encoding DUF1656 domain-containing protein has protein sequence MLHEIPFLGLLFSPLVVYIPLALGITYLIRIVLFHTGLYAKIWKPAWMLVSLFVCILSLSITLYGA, from the coding sequence GTGTTACACGAAATTCCATTTTTAGGGCTGCTCTTTAGTCCGTTGGTGGTTTACATCCCTCTCGCACTCGGGATCACGTACCTTATCCGGATCGTGCTATTTCACACCGGTCTCTATGCAAAAATCTGGAAACCAGCATGGATGTTAGTCAGTCTTTTTGTCTGTATTTTATCTCTTTCTATCACACTCTATGGAGCATAA
- a CDS encoding efflux RND transporter periplasmic adaptor subunit translates to MKKFSTIIMILIAVCSGYWLWHHYMLTPWTRDARVNAHIITISPDVSGFVTQVAVNDNQAVHQGQPLFQIDPKRYEIAVSQANATLKNRFAAWELSKHKYERRKNLPNQDSISSEDLETARINMDIAKANYQLAQAQLDEAQLNLARTKITAPFDGTVINLNLRSGNYVRQGTSVLALVEKNSFYITGYFEETKIAKIQLGQPTTIQLMNGQPPLTGKVLSIGRAIANSNTNTNSQLLPQIQQTFNWVRLAQRIPVNIRLDDQVDQQQLSAGMTASITIQESAE, encoded by the coding sequence ATGAAAAAATTTTCGACTATCATCATGATCCTGATCGCCGTCTGCTCCGGTTACTGGCTCTGGCATCATTATATGCTGACGCCCTGGACCAGAGATGCGAGAGTAAACGCCCATATCATTACCATCTCACCGGATGTCTCCGGTTTTGTCACACAGGTTGCGGTCAACGATAATCAAGCCGTCCATCAGGGACAACCGCTGTTCCAGATCGATCCGAAACGTTACGAGATTGCTGTTTCTCAGGCCAATGCGACCCTGAAAAATCGTTTTGCGGCTTGGGAGTTGTCAAAGCACAAATATGAACGGCGTAAAAATCTGCCGAATCAAGATTCGATCAGTAGTGAAGATCTGGAAACCGCCCGAATCAACATGGATATCGCCAAAGCAAATTATCAACTGGCTCAGGCCCAGTTAGATGAAGCGCAGCTCAATCTCGCAAGAACTAAAATAACGGCACCATTTGACGGTACGGTGATTAATCTGAACTTACGCTCCGGGAATTACGTCCGCCAGGGGACGTCTGTGCTGGCATTAGTTGAAAAGAACTCGTTCTACATCACCGGTTATTTTGAAGAAACGAAAATCGCCAAAATCCAGCTCGGACAGCCCACGACGATTCAACTGATGAACGGACAACCCCCGCTGACCGGTAAAGTGCTGAGCATTGGTCGTGCGATTGCAAACAGCAACACCAATACCAACAGTCAGTTACTACCGCAGATCCAACAAACATTTAACTGGGTCAGGCTCGCTCAGCGTATTCCGGTGAATATCCGGCTGGATGATCAAGTCGATCAACAGCAGCTCAGTGCCGGCATGACCGCTTCAATCACCATACAGGAATCAGCTGAGTGA